The following are from one region of the Aspergillus chevalieri M1 DNA, chromosome 1, nearly complete sequence genome:
- a CDS encoding ABC transporter ATP-binding protein (COG:Q;~EggNog:ENOG410PGKJ;~InterPro:IPR017871,IPR027417,IPR003593,IPR039421, IPR011527,IPR003439,IPR036640;~PFAM:PF00005,PF00664;~TransMembrane:12 (i23-45o51-72i84-112o187-207i275-294o306-324i765-785o805-827i882-901o907-925i985-1012o1024-1045i);~go_component: GO:0016021 - integral component of membrane [Evidence IEA];~go_function: GO:0005524 - ATP binding [Evidence IEA];~go_function: GO:0016887 - ATPase activity [Evidence IEA];~go_function: GO:0042626 - ATPase-coupled transmembrane transporter activity [Evidence IEA];~go_process: GO:0055085 - transmembrane transport [Evidence IEA]): MGSNRWPTKGTSRPERRRQHRNGWMSLFSFTTANHVLTLALATFLALLAGIVMPLFAIVLGNLFNTFMVFGAGSISSQTLLDQVVSGCVQLAGLGIANWVLNGSYFLFFIIFGEQQATSARGKIFQGLLEREIEWFEGRENGTAAFLSCLQAQIHDLQMATSQPLGLVLQYAFRTISSLVLALYTSWNLSLVTLIGIPVFSAMVAFLSTKMKPSIEAQQSELTTASKIGNSAIISIDTVKCLNAQSVELRNFSFRIDKSAMHYLRHARINSLQIATIRLMMFGMFVQGFWYGSFLASSGKLSAGEVLRTFWACLIAAQSIELGLPQAIVLEKGKVAAAALMGTLNYQIDAPSDETEGALYPHYCEGDIEVNNASFAYASQPERPVLNSASFFFPAGETTFVIGKSGSGKSTLGQLLMRFYLPTSGEIHIDGNPIESLSINWIRNNITLLEQKSVLFNESILTNIGFGCREGEPVGEDDVQDCVDMAMLQSTIDNMPRGIDTCVGSGGSFLSGGQRQRVAIARARLRDTPILILDEPTSALDSANRMAVMKAIRKWRKGKTTIVITHDMAQIQDDNFVYVMEHGSVVQSGYRSALEKGTESDPFAAKALHGTMRDSTNHNLTDDTSDNNTLIAESLRETSENIPDLPLKSPTAPYGRHRKSVFQELLLSPTRNGGFGDEDILDQPGIPMRRLNRARINKQKSVLMDLQDRHLSVAPFQPIDPNRRKSINPYGSQTKPERLSKQQHETSIYGIMKTIVPNLTSWQRLLLLIGFVCALCHASATPLFSYCMSELFGTFYDEHASATRWSLAILGVAIGDATVSFFMHYLLELCGEAWVDSLRKKALRCVLDQPKQWFEDEANAPFKLVACLDQNGEDMRNLVGRFAGFVLVAATITVLAVIWSLVSCWKLTLVTLACGPVIYAITRGFERTSGYWEKRCIEAGRSAGEVFVEAFSEVKTVRSLTLESFFHKKHIKAAGKCMSMGFKRAGYTGVLFGLAESTIIFVSALIFYYGAILVSLAEFTVKDIMTTFSMLLFSIGYAGTVLSWIPQIGTSRDMAAQLLRLANLPEGVSHEHKASMGISRAAPVTITGLNFRYPSRDDTFVLRDISFTIPKDSCTAIVGRSGSGKSTIASLLLSLYESPPSTSNLPAISLGGVDIRHLHIPILRSLVSIVSQQPTIFPGTIQENISYGLDINSPLRSMRNIHAAAQAAGIDDFITSLPSGYLTEIGDGGVGLSGGQAQRLVIARALVRRPQILILDEATSALDPTSAEVIRQTVRKLVKAKLGLTVVIITHAREMMEIADQVVVLEQGCLVEQGEYGELVRRDGGKLRALVEDCM; the protein is encoded by the exons ATGGGCTCCAATCGCTGGCCTACGAAAGGCACTTCTCGCCCAGAACGAAGACGCCAGCACCGGAACGGTTGGATGTCCCTATTCAGCTTCACGACCGCAAACCACGTCCTGACGCTAGCGTTGGCGACTTTTCTCGCTCTTCTGGCCGGTATCGTCATGCCTCTCTTTGCAATAGTTCTGGGGAATCTTTTCAACACATTCATGGTGTTTGGTGCAGGCAGTATCTCCAGCCAGACGCTGCTTGATCAGGTCGTCTCTGGCTGCGTGCAACTGGCAGGTCTTGGTATTGCTAATTGGGTTCTGAATGGAagttattttcttttcttcattaTTTTCGGAGAACAGCAGGCTACCAGTGCTCGTGGCAAGATTTTCCAGGGACTGCTGGAGAGGGAGATTGAGTGGTTCGAAGGGCGGGAGAATGGTACCGCGGCTTTCTTGTCTTGTCTCCAAGC ACAGATACACGATCTACAAATGGCGACATCCCAACCGCTAGGCCTTGTTCTGCAGTATGCCTTCCGAACCATCTCATCGCTGGTACTGGCGCTCTACACATCCTGGAACCTCTCCTTGGTTACCCTAATTGGAATCCCCGTATTTTCAGCTATGGTCGCCTTCCTCTCAACCAAAATGAAACCCAGCATTGAAGCCCAGCAGAGCGAGCTTACAACCGCCTCAAAGATCGGAAACAGTGCCATCATCTCCATCGATACCGTCAAATGTCTGAACGCACAATCAGTCGAACTCCGCAACTTTTCCTTCCGAATCGACAAATCCGCAATGCACTAcctgagacacgcgcgcaTCAACTCTCTGCAAATAGCAACTATACGGCTGATGATGTTTGGTATGTTCGTGCAGGGATTCTGGTACGGGAGCTTCCTGGCAAGTTCTGGTAAATTGTCAGCAGGTGAGGTTCTGCGGACGTTCTGGGCCTGTTTGATAGCTGCGCAGTCGATTGAGCTCGGGCTTCCGCAGGCTATTGTGTTGGAGAAGGGTAAAGTCGCTGCTGCGGCGTTGATGGGAACATTGAATTATCAGATAGATGCGCCTTCGGATGAGACGGAGGGTGCTCTGTATCCACACTATTGCGAAGGCGATATCGAGGTGAACAAT GCATCCTTTGCATACGCATCACAACCCGAAAGACCAGTCTTAAACTCAGCTAGTTTCTTCTTCCCAGCAGGCGAGACAACATTCGTGATTGGAAAAAGCGGCTCTGGAAAAAGCACCCTTGGACAACTACTCATGCGATTCTACCTCCCGACATCCGGTGAAATTCACATTGATGGTAATCCGATTGAGTCGCTCAGCATTAACTGGATACGGAACAACATAACCCTCCTCGAACAGAAGAGCGTGCTTTTTAATGAGTCAATTCTTACCAATATTGGGTTTGGATGTCGAGAAGGCGAACCCGTTGGTGAAGATGATGTGCAAGACTGCGTTGATATGGCGATGCTTCAAAGTACTATCGACAACATGCCACGCGGCATTGATACCTGTGTTGGTAGTGGTGGGAGCTTTTTGAGTGGAGGGCAGCGGCAACGAGTAGCTATTGCAAGAGCACGGCTGAGGGACACACCGATTCTCATCCTGGATGAACCAACTAGCGCTCTGGACAGTGCCAATCGGATGGCCGTGATGAAGGCGATTCGGAAATGGCGGAAGGGGAAAACCACAATTGTTATCACGCACGATATGGCCCAGATCCAAGACGACAACTTTGTCTATGTTATGGAGCATGGCTCTGTCGTGCAGTCGGGGTACAGAAGCGCATTGGAAAAGGGCACAGAAAGCGACCCCTTCGCTGCAAAGGCGTTGCACGGGACGATGCGTGATTCTACCAATCACAACCTTACGGATGATACCTCGGATAATAATACCTTAATAGCGGAGAGTCTACGCGAGACGAGCGAGAACATACCTGACCTTCCTCTAAAGTCACCCACCGCACCCTATGGGCGACATCGGAAATCGGTTTTTCAGGAGCTGCTACTAAGCCCCACCCGAAACGGTGGTTTTGGGGATGAGGATATTCTCGATCAACCTGGAATCCCGATGCGTCGGCTTAATAGGGCTCGCATCAACAAGCAGAAATCGGTGCTCATGGACCTCCAAGACCGTCATCTCTCAGTCGCTCCTTTCCAGCCTATAGACCCGAATCGTCGAAAGTCTATCAACCCTTACGGAAGTCAAACGAAGCCGGAACGCCTTTCGAAACAGCAGCATGAAACATCGATCTATGGAATAATGAAAACGATAGTCCCGAACCTGACCAGCTGGCAGCGCCTACTCCTCTTGATAGGCTTTGTCTGCGCCCTCTGCCATGCAAGCGCAACACCACTCTTCTCATACTGCATGTCTGAGCTCTTCGGAACTTTTTACGACGAACACGCCAGCGCAACAAGATGGTCCCTCGCCATCCTCGGAGTCGCCATCGGCGACGCAACCGTCTCCTTCTTCATGCACTACCTCCTCGAACTCTGCGGCGAAGCCTGGGTCGACTCTCTCCGCAAGAAAGCCCTCCGCTGCGTCCTCGACCAACCCAAGCAATGGTTTGAAGACGAAGCCAACGCGCCTTTCAAACTCGTTGCGTGTCTGGATCAGAACGGCGAGGACATGCGGAACTTGGTTGGCCGGTTTGCTGGCTTTGTGCTTGTGGCTGCTACGATTACTGTGCTGGCTGTTATTTGGAGTCTGGTTTCTTGTTGGAAGTTGACGCTTGTGACGCTTGCGTGTGGACCGGTCATTTATGCTATTACGAGGGGGTTTGAGAGGACGAGTGGGTATTGGGAGAAGAGGTGTATTGAGGCTGGGAGGAGTGCGGGGGAGGTTTTTGTTGAGGCTTTTTCGGAGGTGAAGACGGTAAGGTCTTTGACACTTGAGTCCTTTTTTCATAAGAAGCATATCAAGGCTGCGGGGAAGTGTATGTCGATGGGGTTCAAGAGGGCCGGGTATACTGGGGTGTTGTTTGGGCTTGCTGAGTCGACCATCATATTTGTCAGTG CTCTGATTTTCTACTATGGGGCCATTTTGGTGTCGTTGGCAGAGTTTACTGTCAAGGATATAATGACGACGTTTTCGATGCTGCTGTTTAGTATTGGATATGCGGGAACTGTGTTATCATGGA TTCCCCAAATAGGCACTTCGCGCGACATGGCAGCGCAACTATTGCGTCTCGCAAACCTCCCGGAAGGTGTATCGCATGAACACAAGGCCAGCATGGGCATCTCTCGAGCCGCTCCTGTGACAATCACCGGTCTGAATTTCCGCTATCCATCGCGCGACGATACTTTCGTGTTACGAGATATCTCATTCACAATCCCTAAAGACTCATGTACCGCCATAGTCGGAAGATCCGGGTCGGGCAAATCGACAATCGCGTCCTTGCTACTGTCTCTCTACGAATCACCACCGTCCACCAGCAACCTCCCAGCAATCTCCCTAGGAGGCGTCGACATCCGGCACCTGCACATCCCAATCCTCCGCTCTCTAGTCTCAATTGTCTCCCAGCAACCCACCATCTTTCCCGGCACGATCCAAGAAAACATCAGCTACGGCCTCGACATCAACTCCCCCCTCCGCAGCATGCGCAACATCCACGCTGCAGCGCAAGCCGCCGGTATCGATGACTTCATCACCTCCCTACCCTCCGGCTACCTCACTGAAATCGGCGACGGCGGCGTTGGGCTTTCAGGTGGCCAAGCACAGCGTCTGGTTATCGCGCGAGCTCTCGTACGACGACCACagatcctcatcctcgacgaGGCGACTTCGGCCCTGGATCCGACCAGCGCGGAAGTAATCCGGCAGACGGTTAGGAAGCTGGTTAAGGCGAAGCTAGGGTTGACGGTGGTTATCATTACGCATGCGCGGGAGATGATGGAGATTGCGGACcaggtggtggtgctggagCAGGGGTGTTTGGTTGAGCAGGGGGAGTATGGGGAGCTTGTTAGACGGGATGGGGGTAAATTGAGGGCGTTGGTGGAGGACTGTATGTAA